agtagttttaaaaataaattcctaaTTTCTGGGGTTTTTCTTACTATTCTAAATAACTGTTTTCAGAAACCAGTTCAGAACCAGGGGCTGACTGGACTTACCGGCTTCTACTGAGGCGTCCATGCTGAGCGAGTTGAAGGCTGCGGAGGGACAACTGATTTCAGACAGGATCCGTCGGGTGGGGGCGGGGGGTACCACCGGGCGGGGACGGTCGAACTCGTAGACGTCCTCTACTTCGCTGTCTTCCTTTTTGTCCTGGGAGGCCGCAGCTGGAAGCTGGTCGAGTTCTGGAAGACCAAACAACGCGTTAACAATCAGCTTCAAGTAAAGGCAGCCAGCCACTCTGAAACTATGAGATACACAGCTGCATTATTCTAAACAACCTTAAAAACACAGAGTGGACATACACTGTGCACAGTTATcaggcaagttttttttttaaaagaagattaTTCTATTAATTACCAACTCCAGCGCTCTGTTAATCCTAAATAAAcctcaaacatgaatgtttaAAGGGTATCTAATATGCAAAATTctaattttgcatgttttaatccttcaATTTGGTTCTACggtgcttctaaaaacaacccaagctGGTTTTTGGCAGTGAGTTAATCTTTTCTGGGGTCTGGAGAATGAGTTGTTTCAAAACCTTCCCATTAAGTCACATTCGACAGGCAttgccccgttacctagcaaccccggtgGAGTTCCAAtccgtttggtcagctggttttaccgctgtatgcgctgtactaTGGCTGCTGGAATAGACAAGTGTTTACTTGTTGACTTACCATACAGgcaccacttgctgcattcttgttgattatgcaggaggctccatttctgcttttcaaagatgtacgattgtacaattgcacatctgtttgcagtcattttcatgtgtgagtgtaaatgttgagttgggggcgtggccagcagctaatttggatttaaagtgacaaaggCCCTAAAACAACTCATTCTGAGCAGATAGAAAATCTGCTAAAAAATGCCAAAATACTCACTTGCCTAATAATTGTACACAAAGTATAAGTACATATGTTATATTTATGTAATCACTATCACAATGAGGAAAGTGTGATTATTAAAGTCACACTATCAATTTGATAGTCATACTATCAAATTGCTAAAAGCTaaatttttagcttttatcaaattgatagTATAACTATCAATTTGATAGTCATACTATTATTAGATTATTAAAGTCATACTATCAATTTTGAGTTTTGTTATAAAGTGTTCTATTGACGCTGCTGTGCAGATCAGTTATTCTTAACGCACGCCAGCAAAGATGGCTTcccataaatatttatcaaagcGCTTGTGAAAGTGAACTGAAGCAGGTTACCCAGATCAGAGGCCTGCGTTGTGTCAGAGGAGCCGGCCTGACTCTGGATGTTGAACATGGATTCGTACACTTGAGGGTCATCAGAGTCGTCGTCGCCCCCCTCACTGTAAGGAAAAAcagatgtaagaaaaaaaaacataaaaacacagcttgAGGCAGTTTACCAGGGGATTTAAGTagaattatttcaaatttataatttttttaaacataacacaatttttttaaatcagtcctGTAATAAAGAGTTTAATTTACCcactttgctttaaatatttagtttctcttAATGGATCCACCATTCTCGGAAGCAGCCAACTTGACATTAAACTCTGGGTAAAATTCacccatttattttttttagcaaaacccagtttaattcttatttttatatgcTTATTTGTGGTAATTATACCTCGACTCTATAGGTGGATTTTCAGACCGTTGATGTTTTACATGGGAAATAAAATACCATCTGCTGAAACCTGGTGGTGAAACTGAAATAGCATTAACATCAGTTATGTTACAAAGTACATTAGTAAAATTTACAACACCTCAGCCTTTTCCTGACACACTTCTGTAATCACTTACAAGAACAGGGTGTGTGATCAATTAAATTGTGTACATAAATGGACAATAGTTTGATTTTACTCATAAATCACATCTAATTGTATTTTTCCACCTCATTTAGGAGCATCTCCAACCAACCATCTTCTCTTCCTGCGATAAGACACGATTTTTAATCACACAGAGATGTAAACATGCACGGCTTccttatctttatttttcatatttaaatgtggCGTGTCAAGGAAGGAGTCTGGTATTCCCTTGTGTGTGCTTAATTCCACGtttcattcaaatttatttgcacATGTGTAGCTTTCTTAAAATGATctcatgcaaaaacaaattaaaaaaagcacaaacacaaaaagtgcaaaacaatTGAGCAAGAAGTGCAGCTTTGTGAATCCAACTCTTGTTAAAGGAGAAATGTCTGTTCTTCTCATGATCAACAGAAACATTCTGCACTCCTTCATCCTTTCATCAAAGGGACAGGCTGTTCTCCAGCTGCATTCATCTTCAAAACCTCTgcatcttcttcatcttctttaaattatttaagaagGGGGTTCACTGGGTTCAGGAGGGTTAAAACGTAGCCGGAGCAGTGGAGCCCCCTGCTGCTCACAATGTGTAGTACATGTCaactttttaatgcatttagaAACCAATGAACTCAACCGGTGAGTCGGTTTATTCATCTTGTACGTTGATTAATAATGTAGACATATGATAAAtgttaaatgacaaagaaagtaaaattaaagGATACAAGTATAAGAGacactggttttatttttctttcctaacCAAAAGAGGAAGACAAAGTTTCTCTAATAATATGTGGTCTCTATTATGACTCTCAATGCGTTGACAGAAGCATCTGCAACCCAGATTAGCTGGCTGAAGTTCATCAGAGAAGCAACAACAGGACCAGTTGTGTTAAAAATTGCAGTTTCTCTCACTGACCTCATATTTCCTCACACTGAAGAGCAGCTGAGATCTAAGTTTGTTCGACATGGACAATAAACATCTCACGCCGACACACGCCACCTGGTGGTGGCAAATCAGGAGTTGCATTAGCGAACGTCTGCCATAAGTCTCCTCTGATTTCTACTTAAtcacttttttaataaaaagtcgAGAGTAATttgaaaagtcactaaatatagTAAAGTTGCCGCAGCCCCACTCAATCCTCTCCTGCTCATCATCACACGTGGCCACACCCCTCAATGTATCTTGGCCCCGCCCACTTTGTTggaatacttttatttttgccgGGAGCagggttttgttttcacaggagGGTTAGTTACACttcaaataaatgcatcttttatTGCTGCAATGTAATTGTACAGAGAACATCTTAGAAAAATCCCGCCTTTCCTTTGAATGTGTAAATATAGTTTACTGTTCTTCTTTAGTTTGCTTtagttttaaatgcattttctttgtatATAAAGCCatcatttgtttcttattttattgtacTATGTTCAACAAAGTCAAACTCTACTTAACCTCGTCATCACTCTTCAAGAGGCATAACAATCTATAACCTGTGGCTGAAGCAGGATTTTCTCCTCCAATTtaactcaaataaaaagaatgtcTAAAATTCTCAGAATAACCTGGAGagactttttacacatcttgTACCAGAAGAGCCAACAGATCTGTCACTCTCTATGCCTTCTAGTTGCAAAGGGATCTGCTTGGTGATGTTGGCCCTGAAATGTAACCTGGTTTGACTAACCAGCCCTCTTGTTTACCTGACGTCGTTGTGGTTGTTTGTCTGGGCAGGAGGCGGGGGCACCAAGGACCCCGCGATGACCCACGGGGCGCCAGAGACCGGCAGGGAGGTGGGACTCATGTACTCGTTCTCCTCACTGTCTGATGATGGCTTTTCTCCAGCTGAGGCCGCCGACGAAGTCAGAGACCTGCACAAATGGGAACCAAGGATTATCAATGCATTCAGCATTCTCACTGCTGTGCCTCAtaagtgcttaaaaataaaaacagcagataaaacaggaaacatcaCCTCACCAGTTTGACAGCgtttcatatatttaaaacaactcaTCAATAATCATCTTTTGATATGAAACAATTATATTATGATAAATTTTTTCAGGCATAAGTTTTAcggttttctttaaaaacctccCTTCCTCCACTGGGCTCCATATAAAMTATATAAAATTTAGCAGACTGGAATTCTCACAACTGTTTCGCAAGGAACAgcaattttctagtttttaatgagacttacaaatacatattttaaactaCGGTGATGAAACTGCAGTAGAGCTGAACTGCTGTTAAATAATTTCCGTTTCGTACTTTCTACAGTTTTCCAaggatgttttattaaagtccAGCTCTAAATATGACCTCGAGGGGGAGCCaaagtgcaggaaaaaaaactcgTTCAAATCCTGGTTTTGTGTTTAAGTCACGAGCAGAGCTGCATACCTGGCGGACAGGCAGTAGATGGCATTGGTGGCTGCCTGGGGCCTGGTGCCCTCCCCGTTGGTGCTGCTGCTCTGGGGGAGGGAGGCCTTGGTGGCAGGCCGAGGAACCATGTAGTTGGCCGCCCAGGCGGGCTGGTCAGGGGTGGAAGGCAGCGGTCTCCTCTGCAGCCTGGGGTCCTGGACGGGGACCGAGGGTCGCTCTGGGGGGGGCGGAGGGGGAAGCTCCCTCACAGCAGGGGGGGGAGGTAGAGGCTTGTCTCTGTGAGTGACCGCAACCTGGCATGTAAACACAAGACGGTGCTGGAGTTATAAACACGCAGGAGACGTGGAGATGCAGGAATGTAAACTGGTTCAGTCCGTTTACAAATACAACAATATAAACaacatttctgttatttcacaccaaataagttaatatttaaaacacacaaacgcCAGACAATCACTATACTCATGGTTCTGATACTTGCAAGAGCATCATATTAAAGAAAGGAATTACTAAAACTTTCATTTATGTCAGTAACTTAattcaaaaagttaaatagttttattgcaGAGGgatatatttcaaattttatacTGCAAGATAACTCACATCCTTAtgaacagcaaacaaaaacccaaaattatgCTAGcctgaaagttttgttttgcaaactcAAATATGAGGCTTTTTTAGAATATTCTGAATGAAATCTAAAACCCTTCTCAcgacagaaatgtacaaaagaaaattgcatattttatattgtattaGAGCCAAgagtttttgcacaaaatgcaTGCAACATCATATGAATCGCCAACAGACATGAGAGCCAGAGGCCAAGATGAACGTTGTgcaataaatttacattttctgatgaaACAACCGGCTCAAGTCACAGAACAGAATAAACACGTCTACATGCGACTCAAACacttgtttgaaaatatttagatgtttgtgattactttttttaattactacGATTAACTTATTTAAGATCAACTTGCATTTCttttatgaatttaagacattttcaggCCTTGATTGTagataaatgaacattttttaaggACGTGCAGACACCCTATGGATACGAGTAAAAAGTGATTTTCTGTAATGAAATGCTGCTGTCCAGCAGAGTTACTCACCTAAAACACTGTTGCTAAATGTCTCTGTTCACAGACAGATGTATACAAAAAGACTAAAAGAAAGTTGAGAGGAAGGAAAGATGAGCTGGAGCGGTTTCAATCCTTTGAAGACACTTCCGAACCAAATATTAGCATCTGCAACATCTCACTGGTGTTCtcttttgtatataaaaaagggttgttttttttctccatttagtAGATAAACTCTGTGATTAGTTATTGAATTGATTTAGGACATTTTCCCAGTAAATACAGTAAGGACGCTTCACTTCTTCACTCTTTGATCAAAGATgtgcaacagtttttttctcagaatctttaaagggaaaaataaaaagaactctCCTTTCGTGTTGagaattttgcatgtttttgggGGAGATTTATTTGGGATATGTAGTCAAATCCTGTGGATAAGtttcatgaaaaacaacagTCCCTCTTGTGTTTCTTACTTCCTGATAGAGCTGCAGCCACAGGGCAGCAGCACAAAGGCCAGCTTCATCAAACATTTCCTCATTTTACTTTGTGCTGTGTTTACACAGCTCTGACTGAGCTGTCAGTAGAAACCATCCGCAGGCCAGCCAGTCGACCCGGGGTCTGCATGGAAACGCACCTTGGCTGTGGCGCCCTGACTCAGCACGgacctctgctgcagcaggtccagCCGTGGAGGCACCGGAGGCAGCTGAGACACTGGAGACGCCGGACGTTCCACCTttaaagacacagagacagTTTTAGAGATCCACCATGACAGCAGAGAGAACCAGAGCTCCAGGCTGTACCTTACTACTGCAGGCCAGCCTGCTCATGACCAGATGGTCCTCCAGGCGgtcatcctcttcctcatcgTTTGCTGCTGCTTCGGCTCGGCTGGAGCCCTGGAAGCCGGCGAAGGAAGCCCCGCTGGCCTTGGGGTGGAAGGGGTCCACCACGATGGGCTCCGTGCCTTTGATCTCACAGCGGCAGAATGGGCAGCCTTGACCCTCTGACTCCTGCAAAGGTTCACAATTAAACCCAAACACACAATAAAGCTGCTAATGCTCTAAATAAGATGGATTACTttgattcttcacaaaaaaaaatctagaggataatgaaaaaatatctcCCTTTGTTAATGATATCGTTGGATCcaggtttaacacacctggatccaacaatggctcgttagaaggcctaagaagaacattgacttgctgaggacgTTGTTACTatcaccagggagagaactaaaacatgcaggatgccggccctcgaggaccgactttgggcacccctgatgTAAACAGTTCAATGTGTAAAAAAACTGTCCTTTCTGCTTAACCTATCAATGCAGTGTAAGGCTgatctatttatttttggattaattgattaataactGGTTAGCAAGAGGTGCTAAAGTTTAGAGAATTGACCAGACAAGAGGTGCTTAAGTTTAGAGAATTGACCAGATGAAGGTAAGCCCCACCTGGTCCTGTGTGTGAACTGTAATTTgtcaaaatagaaaatgtttttcagatttattttttattttttcaaaaacagaaaatatttagttaccTTCTTCAACATTTACCGTTATAAAATGTAgggaaaaccatttatttgaCCATTGTGCGGATTCTGTTTGCAGGAAACAGAACCCGCTACCTCAATCTAATAAAACGTGAAATGATCTTTACTGCTTTAAGGTAGtcaactggaaggaaaaacaacccAAATCCGACACAGCTGGACATTGATTCCTACCAGGAAGCAAACTAACAATCAGATTATCAGCGCATACCGATGTGACCAAAGTTTATACAGTGGAGTCGACGTCCTCACCTGCCAGGCGGTCAGACAGGAAGTGCACATCAGGTGTCTGCAGGGCTCAATCTTCACATCTTTGTCATTTTCGGCACAAATCTTGCAGAGCTGGAAGGTGGAGCCCATCTCACAGTACAGCTCGTACTGCTCCTGCAGGGACAACGACCAGAAAATCACCAGTAAAACTTCCTGTTCAACACTCACAAGGCTTCTGTTTGATGACCATAAAGCTGCCAGCTGCATCTCCGCAGGATAATGAATGCCTGAATGTACTTCGTAGtgagaaacaaaccaaacctgAGTAACTTTGATGTGGTCCTGAGGAGAAGGCTCACACAGCCCCGTGAGGTCTGGGTTCTGCGCACGGCCGTCTGGGAAAAGATAGCTAGAAAACCACAACCGCAAGCGTCAACACCAACAGGATCACACAGGTGCAATTCTAATTCCACATCCACCGAATTTCactcagaaacattttccttacttctgttaaaaatgaaactccATAGTGCCATTTTAGAGCACAGTCAAGttactatgttaccttcagtttcagaaatttgactttgtaatttaacaccttgaaatcgGACCTCTGCCTCTAAAAATGCCCTTCAGAAAGTCACACAATTTTCTCTCCACTtcacataaaactgaaacaaaacacattaaagctgGTGGTATGGACTTAAATAGTTAGATGAATGAAAACTTTAGCAAGTTTTAAGAATTCAGACAGTCGTTCGGGTCATTAAAGTCGGAGCAGACGCACATCCTCTTATTGTGGCGTCTGAGGGGGAAGTGGTACGCCATGCTGATGCATTGAGAAAGACGAACGAAACCAAAAATGACAGGATCGAGAGAGTTTAGAGACGTTACCACTACACAAAGACAGAGCTGCATCACAGGGAAATATTAACTTCATTACGCAAGAcacttcaaagtaaaaaaaaaaaaaacgtactaAGAGGGGAGGCTTCTCATGCATCGTTGTGCTTACGTATCTTGTTCTTTCTGGCTACTAACTGATGGACTGAGGGTTGCAACAGTCAGTAATGACTCAGAGTGAAGCCACAAccaatagaaaaaatataaattattaatctgttgtaaaagatttatttgaGAATAATTGAACACCTTTTGAATGCTGACATTCAAAACCTTTTGAATGTCAGCGTtaggatgtgtttttattgtgaaccAAGACTCTGCTCAACccttaaaaaaaagctgaatgtgTTGCTGTTAAGAGGATTTTCAGAAATCTTTCctggaaaaatgagaaaagaagaaCTGAGTCTCAACAACCTACCAATTAAGTATGttgcaattaatcaattaatggcaaaatacattaaaatgagatAGACAATTTCTATTCTGatgagaataattttttttcgaagaatgagctgttttagtgtgtgttgtcactttaaaaccaaatagctgctgctggccataTCCTGTGGTGGACAATTACTATAAGTTAACATCTGCTGATCATGTTATATGAAATGCTTGTGAACTCTCACCAAAAGAACGATTTGGGTTACATGTACAAGGTTGGAAGTTGTTTCCCACAGCTGCATGAGAACCAGACTGTCTCACCCAATTGTTTTGAATTCCTTATCCTTGGTATAAAACTCATGTgttgtctctgcctggcagagctttcCATCCAGAATTGCTTCATGATTGATTGTCCTACAAGCTCTCTGAGTTGTgcacaattcataaataaacctgattgagtgattttacctgaacagtgcttggtaataattttttccacaacagCCCCAAACTCAACGTTTATACtctcatgtgaaaatggctgcaaacagatgctgaAATATGTGCTTGCTGATTTGTTAcattcagaaggtttttgaaatggcccattttccagacaccaagaaaaacatacatttattgcCAGCAAAACAACGGAGTGTTATTTTGTTCTTATGTTTATGgtaatacaaaaatgtgcaaaaagtacattttacactttaaaaataaatatctttggaGGATTTGACataatgttaaaatgtgacTCACAATCCCTCTCTGTATCCATCAATGAGGGCTTGGAAAAGCGGTTTATTGTGGGGAATGGTCTGCAGGATGTTTCCGTCGGCTGTCACGTAGCCGATCGCCCACTGTCCCAGCCGAGTGCAGCTCAGCCGGAAAATGTAGCTGAGAGAAAAGACAAATATCTCAACCCAGAAGCTTCAGCCGACACCCAACAGCCCTCAGGTCACATGAGTCTCACCTGCCAGGTTTGTGGATGAATCTCTGCAGCCGAGCCTTGACTTCGTCGTACGTCAGGAAGGCCATGTAGCCGGGATGTGTGACTGCTAGGCTGTTCCAGTTTCTCAGAAGAGACGACCACGGCtacaaaaatgcatcaaaataaaaacatatcaatAACTGAAGGTTACTTTCGACTAATTTACAGCTCAGACATGCTCAGAAAGCCCCACCTGAAAGAGTCGGGTGAAGATGTCGAACTCAAAAACAGAGATGTAGTCGTTGCAGGTGAGGTCGATGGTGGACTTCAGTGCCATGGCTTCCAAACCAGAACTTATGGGGTGAAACTCATGGAGAGCCTGGCGGAACATCCTCCAGGGTACGATGGTTCTgaaacagaaatacataaaCAGAGGGGAAATAAACAGAGATATAAAGTTAAGGCTTTCTGAATCAGAATTGTGTTAACTCGCTATGAATCTGACTTCGGTTTCAAGTGTTCATAGCATACagacattaaatataaatgtagaGTACTTCTATTTCTATACATGAACACAATTTCAAACTTTCTCTAGATCCTACTATACCCCTGTTCATCTCCAGAGAATGTTCCCCAACCGTTCCAATCTGTGCTGCAAATATTTGATGCATTGAGGTACGTTTTTCTATCTATTCTGGTCATGTGATTTATTACAGACCTTTTGGAGGGACGTCCATTCTGTGACCGAAAAGGTTTTGGGTGTTTGCTTTTCCTTGTCCGACTGTGTTTTATCTTCTAAATGTATCCCCTAACCATTTGGATACACATTCAAAATCTTTGTTTACAGCTCTGTATATTTTCTTGCCAAGAAGTGTATATTGTTACAATGGACTTCACCATATGTCCCCACAGTAAATATGTGGCACACACAGATATCTGTCATCCTTCCTTTGGAAAAGCTGACCCATGATCTTAATCACAAATCAGATACATTTTTGACACTTTGGGTCCCTCTTGAGTTTTTTCTGCTTGGTCTctattattttagtattttacagCTCTATTTATTCTtgcctgttttttgttgttttttcctcttctctcttaATAGACTGGAGGAGGAGACTGACAccttgtttctcttttgttctttgtgcTGTAACTAatctaaaattaataaaaataataataaaaaaNNNNNNNNNNNNNNNNNNNNNNNNNNNNNNNNNNNNNNNNNNNNNNNNNNNNNNNNNNNNNNNNNNNNNNNNNNNNNNNNNNNNNNNNNNNNNNNNNNNNNNNNNNNNNNNNNNNNNNNNNNNNNNNNNNNNNNNNNNNNNNNNNNNNNNNNNNNNNNNNNNNNNNNNNNNNNNNNNNNNNNNNNNNNNNNNNNNNNNNNNNNNNNNNNNNNNNNNNNNNNNNNNNNNNNNNNNNNNNtatatatatatatatatatatatatatatatatatgtagaaACCttagaggaaataaataaagataaaacaagcTGTACAGTCATATTTTacatagaggaaaaaaatagaaaaggcaGGTTGTGACATGTTCATAAGAAACTGTCTCTTTGGCAGTTGATGTTGGCAAACAggttgtgtccaggatgtgtggggtcctGTTGTTAGCTGCCCTTTTTCTAACCCTTGACCCTAAAGTACAGTATGAGTTAATGACGAAGGGATAAAAGGAAATGACAGATGAACAGATTGAAGGATGAAAGATAGAATAGATAGAAAGCTAATAAAAGTAAGAAGGATCAAAGGAAGGATGGAAAGATCGATGAAGGAAGGATCAAAGGAGGGAAGAAAGGGTCAAAGCACAGACCAAAGGATGGATCAAAGAAGGGTtcaaaggaaagaaggaaggatcAAAGGAGATATCGAAGGAAGGAAGTATCAAAGGAGGGATCAAAAGAAGGAAGAAtcaaaggaaggaaagaaggaaggaaggaccaAAGGACGGATCAAGGGAAAGAAGGAGGGATcaaaggagggagggagggagggaagaaagaaagaaagaaagaaagaaagaaagaaagaaagaaagaaagaaagaaagaaagaaagaaagaaagaaagaaagaaagaaagaaagaaagNNNNNNNNNNNNNNNNNNNNNNNNNNNNNNNNNNNNNNNNNNNNNNNNNNNNNNNNNNNNNNNNNNNNNNNNNNNNNNNNNNNNNNNNNNNNNNNNNNNNNNNNNNNNNNNNNNNNNNNNNNNNNNNNNNNNNNNNNNNNNNNNNNNNNNNNNNNNNNNNNNNNNNNNNNNNNNNNNNNNNNNNNNNNNNNNNNNNNNNNNNNNNNNNNNaaagaaagaaagaaagaaagaaagaaagaaagaaagaaagaaagaaagaaagaaagaaagaaagaaagaaagaaagaaagaaagaaagaaagaaacaaagaaagaaagaaagaaagaaagaaagaaagaaagaaagaaagaaagaaccaAAGAAAGGAAGGCAGGATGAAAGAACCAAAGAAAGGAAGGCAGgatgaaaggaaggaaggaccaAAGGACGAATAGAGGGAAAGAAGGAGGGATCAGAGGAAAAAAGGAATGATCAAAGGAAAGAGTGAAGGATGAGAAGTAGGGATCAAGGAAAGGAAGAATCAAAGGAGTGATTAAAGGAAGGATGGAAGGATCAAAAGAGGAACAAAGGAAGGACCAACTGACAGAtcaaaggaaagaaggaaggattAAATGGAAGGATCAAAGTCAGAAACaaatgaaggaaggaagtaAAGATCAAAGGAAAGAGGGAAGGATCAAAGGATGAATAAAGTTCGGctcaaaagaagaaaggaaataaaaatcaaaggaaGGAGCAAAGGAAGGTTCAACGAAAAGATCAAAAGAAGGAAGAATCAAAGGCAGGAAGGAAGGatgaaaggaagaaaggaaggatgGATCAAAGGACTGATTGAATGCAGGAAGGAAGGATGAAAAGGAAGTATCAAAGGAAGGAAGGATCAAAGGACGGATCCAGGAAGGATGGAGGGATCAAAGAAAGGATCAACCTAAACTTATGgaagtccatttttttttcacccttatCCATATGTGGAAAAACATCCTCAGAGTCCAGCAGACTGTCAGAACCCGACTCCAACAGagctaaaacaacaataatgacTCCTCCCTGTTctctattaaaaacagaaactcactTGTCTCCAAATGACCTTCTCCAAAATTCAGCGGCGTCAGCTTTGGTAATCCGGAAGTTGTCCCCCTGAAACAGACCGTTGGGAAAGATGGCCTTCAGCTCAGCCAGCATGTGACTGAAGATCAGAGACAGCTTGGTCAGGTTCCTCCTGAGGGAGTAGCAACAGCAAAAGAGACGGGTTAGCTGAAGCTAGCTGCAGCTGAGCCACAAACCTCCCACCAGAGTACATCCAC
The DNA window shown above is from Poecilia reticulata strain Guanapo linkage group LG14, Guppy_female_1.0+MT, whole genome shotgun sequence and carries:
- the LOC103476312 gene encoding E3 ubiquitin-protein ligase CBL-like, translated to MAGNPRRGAGLIGLMKDAFQPHQQPLQPHQPAVVDKKMVEKCWKLMDKVVRLCQNPKVALKNSPPYILDLLPDTYQHLRTILSRYEGKMEILGENEYFRVVIDNLTNKTKQTMSLFKEAKERMYEENSQARRNLTKLSLIFSHMLAELKAIFPNGLFQGDNFRITKADAAEFWRRSFGDKTIVPWRMFRQALHEFHPISSGLEAMALKSTIDLTCNDYISVFEFDIFTRLFQPWSSLLRNWNSLAVTHPGYMAFLTYDEVKARLQRFIHKPGSYIFRLSCTRLGQWAIGYVTADGNILQTIPHNKPLFQALIDGYREGFYLFPDGRAQNPDLTGLCEPSPQDHIKVTQEQYELYCEMGSTFQLCKICAENDKDVKIEPCRHLMCTSCLTAWQESEGQGCPFCRCEIKGTEPIVVDPFHPKASGASFAGFQGSSRAEAAANDEEEDDRLEDHLVMSRLACSSKVERPASPVSQLPPVPPRLDLLQQRSVLSQGATAKVAVTHRDKPLPPPPAVRELPPPPPPERPSVPVQDPRLQRRPLPSTPDQPAWAANYMVPRPATKASLPQSSSTNGEGTRPQAATNAIYCLSARSLTSSAASAGEKPSSDSEENEYMSPTSLPVSGAPWVIAGSLVPPPPAQTNNHNDVSEGGDDDSDDPQVYESMFNIQSQAGSSDTTQASDLELDQLPAAASQDKKEDSEVEDVYEFDRPRPVVPPAPTRRILSEISCPSAAFNSLSMDASVEAGAFAESDRPPRPLPRRANSDRRPRPLNRDLSAPLPELPGPSSASPPPPPLPPPPPPAATTVTAGNQALNGEIECLISQGYSMQDIQKALMIAQNNLETAKNILREFVSVPSTAHIAT